The nucleotide window GATGGTGATTCGGAGGCACTATCCGCCTGAAGCAAGCCATCTTCCTCGGAAGCATCACGATCATCTGAGTCCCAAGTCTCAGTCTCCTCATGAATGTCGTAGCCGTTTCCACGTATCCTCTGCAGGGTCCGCCTGGCCTTGGGCGAATTTCCCTGCGCCGCCAACCATGATGGACTCTCTGGGACAACGAAGAGACCCAAAGTCTGAGCTGTCGCAATGAAGACTCCAGTAGCGAGGATCCATCTCCAAGCAGTGCCGTAGCTCAGGAAGAATCCCATGGTCTGAACCACCAAGATACCAAAATTGATCGAGATCTGCGTCATAAAGCCAAACAGCCCACGTTCCTTAGGCGGTGCAATCTCGCTGATGTAAAGAGGGACAACGACAGTCGACGCTCCAGCACCGATACCAGCGAACAAGCGACCGAGCGCCATGACGAAGACGCTTCCTGCGACGGTCTCAACAGCTGCTCCGAACAAATAGAGAAGACCTGTGATGCGCATCGCAGGAAGGCGTCCGCGCTTCGATGAGAAGGGTCCAGAGGCCAAAGCTCCCAACAGCCCACCAAGCatgaagatggaagataCCGTCGCAAACGAAGCCTCGTCCATAGGGATACAGTGCGGCATGAAGCCGGAACCAGTATCGTCGTCTTTCGGCTTGTAGACCAGTCctttgatcttgtcgagGGCGGAGATCGATTTCTTACGGCATGTAATGACATCCTGGGGTGCGTTGAGTTCAGCCTAagataagttagttagcctATGTCACGACGATTTGAGGTTTAGGGAACGTACCAGGTGAAAACCGAACTGCAACGACCCCAGGGTCGTGATGGCGATGAGCAAGATCAGATACCCGCTGACATCGCGGAGTCTGATACCGGCCATGTTGGCGGTCGGATATTTCGTCGATAGAATGGGTTGTGAAGGGGTAAGGTTGAGGGTTCGAGATGAGGATCTGGGGTAGCTTGAGTTAACGTTAGCTTGCCATGGGGGTGGGTCCACGTGTACTGTGGCGTGGACTACCCCTGTTTCGATCCCCCTGCGTTCATCATGACAGTGGATTGGAATGAGAGTTTCCAAATCCGGCTTATCGGAGGACAACGAGCTGATTGACCTTTATCTGAGTATCTAGGTGTGATATATTAAGAACTTTTGAACCGAGTCTTTTCAGGGTATGATCTCGTGTTGGTTTGACCAATGTTGAGCTGTTGTGTTACGTATGCATGTTGGTTCCTTATCACCATAATGATGCCGATTACCCGTGAGCTCAGCAGGCATGAGAGTTCTGTCTCTCAAAGCTTTGTTGTTGCAGATACGTTAAATACGTGCCAAGCCCCAATTAGTTCCCGTTCCTGTTGAACTTATCAGAAATCCAACTTATATGATTCGCTGCTGTAAAAAGCCATTATACTTTGTGTAAATAATTCGTTCCCGAACTACCCTGAATATGTCAGAAGAACCCATCCCTGAAGAGAAACTACTCTACTTCGAAGAGCGCAACAACGATCAGAATGAATCGATAATCTTCTTACATGGTGGGGGAGGCAGTCATGTTGAATGGAAATCGGTTGCTCCTCAGCAATCACTGTCCTCCTACCATCTAATCCTCGCCGACCTTCCAATGCACTCTGGATCCTGGGACATTGGGCGTCCTCTCACACTCGCATCAGCTGCTGATGAAGTATTTAAAGTCATTCAGAAGCACGCACACGGCGGAAAAGCACACGTTGTCGGTCTATCTCTGGGTGGTTTCATcgctctcactctcacaTATCGCCATCCTGACGTCGTGTTGTCGACGTTCTCAACAGGTGCTTACCGATACAGAGGAATGTTTAAGTGGTTCATGGAGCACCCGATGGCCATGTCGATTGCGAATTGCATACAGAACATTCCCGGTGTGCTCGAGGCATCGTTCCGACGGCAGGGAATT belongs to Fusarium musae strain F31 chromosome 9, whole genome shotgun sequence and includes:
- a CDS encoding hypothetical protein (EggNog:ENOG41); the protein is MAGIRLRDVSGYLILLIAITTLGSLQFGFHLAELNAPQDVITCRKKSISALDKIKGLVYKPKDDDTGSGFMPHCIPMDEASFATVSSIFMLGGLLGALASGPFSSKRGRLPAMRITGLLYLFGAAVETVAGSVFVMALGRLFAGIGAGASTVVVPLYISEIAPPKERGLFGFMTQISINFGILVVQTMGFFLSYGTAWRWILATGVFIATAQTLGLFVVPESPSWLAAQGNSPKARRTLQRIRGNGYDIHEETETWDSDDRDASEEDGLLQADSASESPSKGRTEHLGFFEVLKDPDTRPAIVAVVGIMFAQQLCGVNSIIMYSVSLLADLLPVSSSLLTILVSVVNLFTTIACAPLPDRLGRKTCLLASIIGQGSSALILAISIIFGIKILSAIAVVAFVGFFAVGLGPVPFLISSELVGQEAVGATQSWCLAANYAATFLVAQFFPIVNSALNDLLGGHGWVYFIFAGLAAGSAIFVFWNVPETKGKKDVAEVWGRTRRVD
- a CDS encoding hypothetical protein (EggNog:ENOG41), with the protein product MSEEPIPEEKLLYFEERNNDQNESIIFLHGGGGSHVEWKSVAPQQSLSSYHLILADLPMHSGSWDIGRPLTLASAADEVFKVIQKHAHGGKAHVVGLSLGGFIALTLTYRHPDVVLSTFSTGAYRYRGMFKWFMEHPMAMSIANCIQNIPGVLEASFRRQGIDYEEWLVEGKKNHSPERSKAMNKELSAFSMDDVKAVADSGVRTCVIAGGKMDQVDPVRDMGVILREGGEKKGVKNEAVVVRDAYHPWHLQLPELFAAGIADWVQEKELPKEFEVL